AGCACCTCCTCCGGGTGTGCCACGGCACCGCCTGCCACGTCGCGGGGGCGAAGGACCTCACCGAGGAGATCGAGACGCAGCTCGAGGTCAAGAACGGCGAGACGACGAAGGACGACCTGTTCACCCTCGAGACCGTCTCGTGCCTCGGCTGCTGCAGCTTGGCCCCCGTGATCATGATCGACGAGACCACCCACGCGAACCTCACGCCCTCCGGGGTGAAGAAGGTCCTGAGGAAGTACCAGAGCGGAGAGAAGAAATGACCAAGGTGATCGTCGGCTTCGGGACGTGCGGCATCGCGGCCGGGGCCGAGGAGACGTACCGCGCGCTGGGCCAGGCGCTCGGCGCTCGTGGCGACGGCCTCTCGGTCGCCCGGACCGGCTGCATCGGCATGTGCTACCAGGAGCCCCTCGTGGAGATCCGGGACGACTCCGGGCGGCGCCACCTCTACGGCCGCGTGACCCCGGACCGAGTGAGCCGGCTCGTGCAGGAGCATCTCGGCCAGCACCACCCGGTGGACGAGTGGCTGGTCTGGACCGACGACGGCGCCGGAACCGAGTCGGACTTCCTGGCGAAGCAGGTCCGGATCGCCCTCAGGAACTGCGGGAACATCGACCCGGAGGCGATCGACGACTACCTGGCCGCCGGCGGCTACCAGGCCCTCCGGAAGGTGCTCGACGCGGGCGACCCCGAAGGGCTGATCTCGCAAATGGTGGAGTCCGGACTGCGCGGGCGCGGCGGCGCCGGGTTCCTCACCGGCCTCAAATGGAGGTTCACTCGCCTCGCGAAGGGCGAGCGGAAGTTCGTGATCTGCAACGCGGACGAGGGGGATCCCGGCGCGTTCATGGACCGGTCGGTCCTCGAGGGGGACCCTCATTCGGTCCTGGAGGGGATGGCCATCGCGGCCCATGCCATCGGCGCCGGCGACGGCTACATCTACGCCCGGGCGGAGTACCCTCTCGCGATCCGCCGGCTCAACATCGCCATCGCGCAGGCCGAGCGGCATGGCTACCTGGGCGACGGCATCCTCGGCACCGGCCTCTCCTTTCACGTGAAACTCAAGGAAGGCGCCGGCGCGTTCGTCTGCGGCGAGGAGACCGCGCTCATCGGCTCCATCGAGGGGCGCCGCGGGATGCCGAGGGTGAGGCCGCCCTTCCCCGCCGTGAAGGGGCTCTGGGACTGCCCGACCAACATCAACAACGTCGAGACGTTCGCCAACGTCCCTTGGATCGTCGGGAACGGCCCGCAGGCGTTCGCCGCCCTCGGGACCGCGAACAGCAAGGGGACCAAGGTCTTCGCCATGGCGGGGAAGGTCCGCCGCGGGGGCCTCGTGGAGGTCCCGATGGGGATCTCCATCAAGGAGATCGTCTACGGAGTGTGCGGCGGCATCAAGGAGGGGCGGAAGTTCAAGGCGGTGCAGATGGGCGGCCCGTCGGGTGGCTGCATCCCGTCCGAGCTCCAGGACACCGTGATCGACTACGAGTCGATCAACAAGACGGGGGCGATCATGGGGTCGGGCGGCCTCGTGGTGATGGACGACAGTACCTGCATGGTCGAGGTCGCGCGCTTCTTCCTCGATTTCACCCAGCGCGAGTCCTGCGGCAAATGCACGTTCTGCCGGATCGGGAGCAAGCGGATGCTCGAGGTCCTGACCCGCATCACCGAGGGGGAGGGCAAGGACGGCGACATCGAGATGCTCGAGGACCTCGCCCACCGGGTGAAGAACACCTCCCTCTGCGGGCTCGGTCAGACGGCCCCCAACCCGGTCCTCACCACGCTCAAGTACTTCCGGTCGGAGTACGAGGCCCACATCAGCAACCGGAAGTGCCCGGCCCACCACTGCTCGAAGCTCCTGACCTACAGCATCACGGACGACTGCACCGGCTGCACGCTTTGCGTCAAGGCGTGCCCCACCGGGGCGATCAGCGGCGAGAAGCTCCAGAGGCACGTGATCGACGGAGCGGAGTGCATCGCTTGCGCCGCCTGCTTCAAGGTTTGCCGCGCCGGCGCGGTCCAGAGGGACTGAGCGCGGCGCAACGGACGGAGAACCTCCATGGCCCTCGTCAAGCTCGAGATCGACGGGAAGCGGATCATCGCGGACGGCAACCGGACCGTCCTCGACGTCGCCCGTGAGAACGGGATCCGCACGATCCCGACCCTGTGCCACGACGACCGGCTCGAGCCGTTCGCGTCGTGCTTTCTCTGCGTGGTGAAGGTGAAGGGAGCCCGATCGCTCCTCCCGGCGTGCTCCACGAAGGTCGGTCCCGGAATGGTCGTCGAGACCGACGACCCGGAGATCCGCAGGTCCAGGAAGGCGGCCCTGGAGCTCCTGCTGTCCAACCATTACGCCGACTGCGTCGGCCCGTGCCAGCTCGCCTGCCCGGCGGAAGTGGACATCCAGGGGTACATCGCGCTCGCCGCGCTGGGGAAACACCGGGACGCCGTCCAGCTGATCAAGGAGAAGAACCCCCTGCCGTCGGTCTGCGGACGCGTGTGCACCCGCCCGTGCGAGGTGAAGGGGTGCCGACGCAACCTGCTGGACGAGGCGGTCGGCATCGACTGGATCAAGCGGTACGTCACCGACCTCGACCTCGGCCGCGACGACGCTTGGCGCCCCGAGGTGGCCCCTTTGAACGGGAAGTCGGTCGCCGTCGTGGGAGCGGGGCCGGCCGGGCTTTCGTGCGCCTACTACCTCGCGGTCCGCGGGTACCAGGTGAACCTGTTCGAGGCCCTGCCCGAGGCGGGCGGCATGCTCCGCTACGGCATCCCCGAGTACCGGCTCCCGAAGGACGTTCTCGATCTCGAGATCAATCAGATCCTGAGCCTCGGCGTGCGTCTCAAGACCAACACCCTCCTCGGCCGCGACTTCACGGTCCAGAGCCTGAAGCGAGACGGCCACCAGGCGGTGTACCTGGGCCTCGGCGCGTGGAAGAGCTCGGACATGCGGGTCAAGGGGGAGGACTCCGAGGGCGTCCTCTCGGGCATCGAGTTCCTCAAGAATTTCGGCCTGAGGCGCAAGATCGATCTCCGGGGTCGAGTGCTGGTGATCGGCGGCGGCAACACCGCCATCGATTGCGCCCGCACCGTGCTGCGGCTCGGCGTCAAGGAGGTCCGCCTGCTCTACCGCCGCACCCGGAACGAGATGCCCGCCAACGCCGCCGAGATTCACGAGGCCGAGCAGGAAGGCGTGAACATGGACTTCCTGGTGGCCCCGGTCCGCGTCATCACCGCGGGCGGCCGGGTCAGCGGCCTCGAGTGCCTGAGGATGGAGCTCGGCGAGCCGGACGCCAGCGGGAGGAGGAGCCCGAAGCCGGTGCGTGGCTCCGAGTTCGTCGTGGACGCCGATTTCATCCTGTCCGCCATCGGGCAGGCCACGCGGGTCCCCGAGCTCCTCGACGGACGCGTGCCCGACTTCCTTCCCTTCGGCGAGGTGCTGAACCTCACCCGGTGGCAGACGATCCAGACGAACGAAGGGACCGGCGAGACCAGCGTCGACGGCGTCTTCGCGGGGGGCGACGTGGTCACCGGCGCCGCGACCGCCATCGAGGCGATCGCCGCCGGCCGGAGGGCCGCCCACGCGATCGACGCTTACCTCACCGGCGGAAAGGCCCGGCCGGAGCCGAAGGAGTTCGTGAGCCGCAAGGACACGTTCGCGAAGGTCTCGGTGGCCGACCTGCGGAGCCCGGCGCCGTCGCGGCGCCGTCCGATGCCCCTGCTGTCCGTCGAGGACCGGGTCCGAGGATTCATGGAGGTGGAGCAGGGTTACACCCCCGAGGACGTCGAGAAGGAGGCCCGGCGCTGCCTCGAGTGCGGCTGCACGGCGCTGTTCGAGTGCGACCTGAGGCGCTACGCCACGGAGTACGGCGTCGACATCTCCCGGTTCCTCGGGGAGGCCACGCAGCACAAGGTCGACACGAGCCACCCCCTGATCGAGCTGGACCCGAACAAGTGCATCCTGTGCGGGCGGTGCGTGAGGATCTGCTCCGAGGTGGTCGGCGTGTCGGCCTACGGGTACCTGCAGCGCGGCTTCAGCACGGTGGTCCGCCCCGCCATGGGCGGCTCCCTCCTCGAGACCGATTGCGTGACCTGCGGTCTGTGCATCGGGACCTGTCCCACGGGCGCCATCGCGCAGAAGATCCCGCTGGTGAAGCCGGGGCCCTGGCGGACCCGGCAGGTCCCGTCGATCTGCTCGTTCTGCGGCGTCGGCTGCCGGATCGCGTACGACACGTTCGGGGACACGGTGGTCAAGGTCTCGTCCTCCGAGGACGCCCCGGTCACCTTCGGGAATCATTGCAAGAAGGGGCGGTTCGGGTACGACGTCGTCCACGCGGAGGATCGGCTGGCCAAGGCCAAGGTGAGGGCGGGCCGCGTGCAGCAGGACGCGCCGATCGACGACGCCATTGGCTACGCGGCGATGCGCTTGAGAGAGCTGTCGCGCCGGTACACGGGATCCGAGATGGCGGTGTTCGTCTCGCCGCGCTTCACCAACGAGGAGGCGTACCTCGCCCAGAAGCTGGCGAGGGTGGCGCTCAGGACCCACGACGTCGGATCCCTCGCCCACCTGGTGAATCGCGAGCTTCAGTGCCCGGAGGTCGTCTCGACCGCGACCTATCGCGACGTGGCCGACGCCCAGGTCATCCTCCTCGCCGGATCGCGACTCGACGAGGAGCATTTCGTCGCCGACCTGATCGTCAAGCGCGCGATCCGCGGCGGCGGCAAGCTCGTCTACATCCACCCGGAGGCCAACCCGGTCGCCCGCTTCGCCGAAGTGTTCATCCGCTGCCGGCCAGGAACCGAGGCGCTCGTCCTGCTGGGCATCGTGCAGGAGGTGCTGGCGGCCTCGGGAGCGGCGGCCACGGACCGGCCGTGGCTCGAAGAGGCGCTGGCGGGGCTCGGCGGCGACCGGCTCCTCGAGAGGACGGGGGCGGATCCGGCGCTCGTGAAGGAGGCGGCGCGTCTCGTCGGCCGGAGCCTCCTCAAGGTCCTGATCTTCAACAAGGACTACCGCGGCCCGCGGACCGCGCGGGACGGCCGGGTCTACGCCGCCGCCGCTTCGATCCTGGGTGCCTCGCTCCTCTCGCTTCGCGAAAAGGCGAACATGCAGGGGCTCCTGGACATGGGCTGCTTCCCCGACTGGTTCCCGGGGTACCGGTCGGTCCGCGACGAGAGCGTCGTGGACGATCTCGAGAAGGAGTGGTGCGTCGCGCTCCGGGACCTCGAGACCGCCCCGGCGGATCTCGCCGCGCGGCTCCGCGAGCGCAAGATCAAGGTCGCCGTCGTGCTCGGCGAGGACCCGCTGGGCGACCCGGACTTCCCCGAGGACCTCAAGGCCGGCCTCCTCGCGACGGACTTCCTCGTGGTCGGCGACCTCGTCCTCACCGAGACCGCCAGGGCCGCTCACGTCGTGCTGCCGCTCGGCACCGTGGCGGAGACTTCCGGCACGTACACCAACTCGGAGCGGCGGATCCAGCGGATCGCCCGCGCCGTGCCGCCCGCGACCGGCCTCGAGACGTGGCAGGTGATCGCCCAGCTCGCCGGCAGGATGGGGTACCGGTTCAAGATGAAGTACGCCGACGTCGGCGACGTCATGGAGGAGATCCGCAGGGTCGCGCCGATCTACCGGAACGCCGCGATCGGCGAGCCGGAGGCGGGCTCCGTCTGGGACCTCTCGGGTTTCCCGCTCGCCCGGGTGGAGCCGGACGCGCGCGACCTCTCGGTCGAGGTGGCGCCCGCCCGCACCGTTCACCTCGACCGGATGGAGTCCCGCTTCGACGCCTGGTTCGACGGGCTGATGAACGAGGCGCGCCGCGCCGGCGCGGCGGTGGCCGCGGACTGACGGGAGCGCGCGGGCGCGTCGGGCTCCGGCGGGTGGCTTCGGAGGAAACGGCCATGGGCGATTCGCTTCGGGACGGATCCGTGCTCATCCTGGTCACCCGCGACGGGATGGGTCACGCCGAGGCCCTCCTCCAGCACAAGCTGATCCGGAACTACCTCGGCCTCCTGGACGGGAACGACATGCTGCCGGGGGCCATCGCGTTCTACGGCGAGGGAGTGCGGCTCGCGGTCGAGGGTTCCCCGGTGCTGGATCTCTTGGCGTCGCTCGAGACCAAGGGCGTGCACCTGATCCTCTGCAAGACCTGCGTCGACCATTACGGCATCGCGGAGAAGGTCCGAGCGGGGGTGATCGGGGGGATGGCGGACATCCTCGCGGCCCAGTGGAAGGCGTCGAAGGTGATCACGATCTGAGGAGCGGGGGCCGCGGGGCTCAGTATCCGAGTCTCAGTCCGAGCTCCATCGTCCGCGGCGGTCCCGCGAGGCCGATCGGTCTGCCGAAGTCCGGGGAGATCGCGCGCCCCTCGACGGGGCCCCCGTTGAACCGGTCGAGCAGGTTGAAGATCTGAAGGTACATTTCCCCCTTGGTCCGGCCGTCCCTCGCCGCGAAAGGCTTCGACACCCTCAGGTCGATCTGGTAGAACGCCGGAGCGTGCAGCGACGTCACAGGGGCCAGAAGCGGCTGGCTCCGGATCGCCCGCAACTCGTTCTCCGATGCCCTGACCTCGTTCACCGGTCCGAGCGGGGTGTCTTCGCCCGTGTTGCGCCCAACCCCAGGCGGCCTGTCGGTGGTGATGCCGTCGAGGTTGTCGTCCCGGCCGGTGGTCACGTTGAACGGGACGGGCGAGCTGAGCTGGACGACGCCCGAAGCTCGGAGTCCCATCCAGGGCAGCGCGGACGCCCCTGAGATCACGATCCGGTGCCGCCGGTCGGCGTCCGACGGACCCCTCTCGCCGGAGAGATTCACGGAATCCGGAGGCAGGTAGATCCCGCCCTTGAGCGGGTCCGGCCCCAGGTCCTCGGCCCGCGACCAAGTGTACGACGCCTGATACCAGCTCGTCTTCCCTCGCCAGCGCCAGCCCAGGGTCGCTCCGGTGTACCAGCTTTCCCCCTCCGTCGTGATGGCGGCGATCGACCCCGGCGGGCTGGCGGCGTGCACGGGCGTGCAGGAGTCCCGGAACTTCGGGTCCGGGTTCGCCGGATCCGGTCCCGCGCAACTGCGGACGCCGATGACCGGGTTGAGGTCCCTCATGAGGGGGAGGTGATGCCCGCGCGCGCGCACGAGCTCGAGCTGCGCGGCGCCGCCCGTTCCCACGGCGACCTCCGCGCCGAGGGAGCTCTCGACGGAGTACGGGGTGTCGAGCCGCGTTCCGGTGGAGAAACGGAGGATCAGCTCGTCAGGGAAGATGAGGAAGTCCTTGACGTAGTTTCCGCCCCCGAGCTTCTCCACGGCGTCTTCGGTGAGGGCGACGGTCTTGTCTCCGACCGGCACCTCGAGCGTCGTGCCCTGGACCGGCAGGATCCCGATCCTCGTTCCCGAGGTGATGGCGGCGACGGCGGGGAACCCGAGCGAGAGCTTGTCGTAGAAGACGCCTCCCCCGCCCCGAACGACGAGCCGCCCGCTCCCGGGTGTGAACGTGAAGCCCAGTCGGGGGGCGAGGTTGTTCCGGTCCTCGGGGGCCCCGCCGTTCGGGATCGGCGAATCGACCCGGGCGCTCGGCGGCAGGCGGAACGTGTCGAGGTCGTAGCGCAAACCGTAGTCGAGGACCACCCTGGACCCGAGCCGCCAGGTATCCTGCGCGAACAACGCGATCTGGTTGTCGTACAGATTCGCCGCCGGCTCGCCCTCGATGAGCTGGTAGACCGTGGGGTAGGTGCCGATGTCCGCCCGATCCATGCCGGTCTCCCAGGGCTGGCACGGGATGATCGGATACGTTCCGTTGCGGATCGCGGCGGTCACCTGCGACGGGGTCACGGAACAGCTGTTCGAATCGTACGGCGTGTCCGTCGAGTACAGGAAGTTGCCGTTGGGGTTGAACCGGGTGCGAACGTCGGTCCGCGAGCGCGCGAAGTCGAGGCCGAACTTGGCCGTGTGGCTCCCGCCCCTCCAGGTGACGTTGTCGACGAGCTGGAACTTGTCCTCCCGGCGGAGCTGACGGTTGAGGTTGTTGCCGCCGAAGCTTCCGGACGGCCGATCCACCCCGGGCCGGCTCGAGTTCGCCTGCTGATCGAAGTCGGAGGACGAGACCAGGAGCCGCGCCTCGTGGATCACGTTGGGGGAGAGCACCGAGGTGAGCGTGCTGGCGAGCTGGACGTCGTGTTCGTCGAGCCGGAACCCGGTCTCCGGGGTGGTCCGGCCGCCGACGTTCAGGTCCTCGGTGGACCTCGCGTCCGCGGAGAGCCGGACCATCAAGAACTGCGAGGGGGTGAGGACGAAGTCGGTCCTGAGGAAGACGTTGTCGTCCGCCGCCGGGGCGATCACGAAGCCTCCCGGCGCCCCGTTCCGTCCCACGCCGACGTACGGGACGACCCGGTCATCGCGCTGGCGCTCGTACGCGGCGAAGTAGAACGCCTGATCCTCGCGGATCGGCCCGCCGACGCGGAATCCGAGCTGGTACTGATCACCGGTCCGCGGTGATCCCTCCGGATTCGGCAGCCCTGAAACGAACGTGCCGGGGGAGTTCCAGGACGCCGCACCGCGCTGCACGAAGAACTCGCCCGTTTCCTCGTTGCCCCCCTGGCGGGTGACGATGTTGAAGATACCCCCGCTCGCCCTCCCGAACTCCGCCGCGTACCGGCTCGTGTTGAGGACCATGTCCTGCACGACGAGCTGGGAGAAGAACGAGTTCATGGACGTGCCGCTGGTTTCGTCGTTGTTGTCGAGGCCGTCCACCAGGAAGGAATTCGAACGCCCGGACTGGCCGTTGACCACGAAGACCGCGCCCCGCTCCCCGAAGAAGTCGGCGGTGGGGGCCTGTCGAACGGACGCATCGAGGAGCGGGAGGTCGGTGACGACGCGCCCGGCGATCGGAATGGAGTCGGCGATCGAATCCCCGACCCGCATCTCCGATCCGACCCGCTGGTTGTCCACGATCGGCGGCTCGGCACGGACCGTCACCTTCTCCGCGAGGCCCTTTCCGAGCGTGAGTTCGATCGACGTCGCTTCCTGCAGGAGGAGCGTGACGGTGCGGGAATCGCTGGACGTCCCGTCGGTGAGCGAGGCCGCCACGACCCAGATTCCCGGGGGGAGCGAATTCATCTGAAAACGCCCTCGGGCATCGGAGGTCGTGACGCGGACGACGCCGGTCGTCTCCGACCTCGCCCGCACGTCCGCTCCCGCGACGGGCTTGCCGTCGAGCCCCCGGACCGTTCCGCGGAGCGAGGAGGAGGCGGATTGCCCCCACGCGACCGAGAGCCAGCACAGAGCGATCACCAGGAGGAGGATGCGTCGGCCCGGTCGCGCCACCCTGCTCACTTCAGTGCCCGTAATGACCCCAGCAGCCGTTGCCGCCCGTTTCCATCGCGTAGACCACGAAATAGGACTGCGAGGGAGTGCCGCTCCAGCAGGTGGAGAGCCCCACGTCGCTCAACAGCGAGAAATTCGCCTCCGACGTGGGCGAGTCCGCGCCGAGGACTCGGTAGTTGACGACGCCCGGATCCCCGAGGGCATTCCAGCACAGCTGGACGTTGCCGCCGCCGAGGTTGGTCTCGACGAGCCCCGTGACTTCCGAGGTGGCCGGGCAGGCCGTTCGCTTCAAGACCTCGATGGGGTAGACGTTGCTGGGATCGCCGTAGACCTGCGTCGGGTAGACGAGACTCTCGTAGCGCGTGGCGATCCCGCTGTCACGGTCGGTGAAATTCGACAGGGAGGTGATCGTGAAGTAATACGGGGTTCCGAAGAGGAGTCCCGAGACGGTCGCCGACGGCCCGGCGAACGACACCTGTCCCGGATGGCCGTCCGAGTCGAACGCGTACGGGGTCGAGCCGCCGGAGTCCGTGTCCCAGTACACCTTGTAGCCGCTGATCCGGTGGGTGTCCTGTCCAGGATCCCAGTTGAGGCTCACCGTGCTGGTCGTGGCGGATGGCGCCGTGATGGTTCGCGGCGGGAAGAGGCCGAAGCCGATGTTCGACAGGTCGACCGTGGTGAAGAACGGGTAGTTGCCATTGACATCCGCGGGTCCCGCGTCGGTCGGCGACTGGACCATCGCGACGGATCCGAGATACGGCACCTGCCAGAGATCGACGACCGTGCGGACCTGCTCGAAGTTCAGGAATGAGCAGGAGGACGTTCCCCAGACGCAGAACTCCGCGACGTTCCGGACCAGGAGCGCGTTGAACGTGTGGCCGGACGGGACGGTGACGACGCCTCCCTTCACGACCTTCGACCCCTGGCGCCCCGCGTAGGTCTGGCCGCCGGTCGTGCAGGCGTTGATGTAGAGCGTGTTGAACGCGATGTCGTTGTTCGTGCCGCAATGCTGGTTGTAGACGTTCTGCTCGCACGCGAACGTCCCGCTCTGCCAAACATCCCCCGCGGTGAAGTAGTAGGTCGCGGCGTCGGGGTGCGAGAACCTCCACAGCGGGACCGGGGTCCTCGTGGTGGTGTCGGTCGTATAGCAGAACCGGTTCTCGCTCGAGGGGTCGGGCGTGGAGAATCCCGTCCACCACCCCTCGTGCTGCGCTCCGGCCCGGATCCAGATCGTCACGTCGCCCGCGCGATCCTCCCGTTGCGCGACATCGTTCGTCCGATCGATGTTGTGGGCGACCGCGGTGGCGAAGTTCTTGTCCGTCCGCTCGAGCACGGCTCCGGGGGCGTTGTAGCCGCACCGGGCTGCGTTGCACGTCTCGCTGGAGTTCACGGGGGTCGTTGTCGAGGCGACTTCGGTTCCGGCCGTCGTCACCGAGAAGTCCCAGCTGCTGGCGCTCGCGACGTCCGCCTCGGTGGCGTAATGCTGCGCCGTCAGCGCGGAAAGCGACACTCCGACTCCGGGGTCCCATCCGTAGTTGAGGCCGGAGTAGGTGCCCCTCCACAGCTGATCCACGTAGATTCTGAGGTCCGCGGCGCCGGAAATCGCCTTCTCGAGGACCATCGCGCCGGCGGGCGAGACGCCTCCGGTCTCGGCGACGACCCCCACCAAGGGATCGACCCAGCGGTACAGTGTCACCGCGGGGCCGAACGCGCCGCGGCCGTCCGGCTCGTCGGCGACGACCGCGCGCTGCAGCGCCGACTCGTGCGGTCCGGTGGGTAGATGCACCCACCCGACCCCGACGGTCTCGATCTCGATCCTGAGATGCCGGACGCTCGCGCCCTCCCTCAGATCGAGAGACAGCGTCCGGCGGGTCCCCGGCCGCAGGTCTTCCGGAGTCCGATCCGGGAGGATCCAGCGGGCCGCAGCGTCGCCGCCCGACGGATCGGTATAGATCGCCACCTCCGTCGACTCGACGGACCGGACGTGGCTGGCCCGATAACGGTCGGTCACGGTGAGGACCTTCCCCTCGACGTCGATCGTCCGCTCGAGGGTTTCCTGAGAGCTGAACCCCGTGAGGTCCCAGCGCGTCCTCGACTCGGGAAGCGACATCTCGCCGGGCAAGGCCACCGTGGTATCCACTCGTGCCAGGCGTATCTGGCGCACCACGGCCGCATCAGCGCGCGCGGCGAGCGCACAGACGGCGACCGCGAGTGTAGCGACACTCCTGATTCGCATCATTGACCCTTTCTTCCCCCGATGGCGACCGGTCCCCACGGGGATCGCGAGGTGGACCTCCCTTTTACCTGCGTCCCTCCGTGAACGCAAGCGGCCATGCGGATCGAGTTCGTCTTACTTTCGACCGAGTGCGTCTTCCGCTTCGGAGATCCAGTCCGGCGCGTCGGGGTCCCCGCTCTCCGCGGACCGTCTCGCCGCGAGGACCGCCTCCTCGTAAGCCTGTCGCGCTTCGCTCTCGAGCCCGTTGGCTCGAAGAGCCTCCGCGAAAGCCAGCCGATTCGCGGGGTAACCTCCTTCGATCTCGACGGCGCGCCGTGCGTGCTCGAGCCCCTTCTCGGAATCACCCGGGCCGGTCGGCCATCCCGGAGCCCGCAAGTGGAGCAGCGCGAGCGCCCGATCCGGCCCGCCGTGGTCGAGCCCCGGGGCGGCCTGAGCTGCGCGCTCGAACGCCTGCACCATCTTCGGCAGCGCCGAGAGCGCGGTGGCAGGCCGCTCGCGCGCTTGGACCCCGAGGGCGACGCCGAGCCAGTAAGAGCACGCGGGATCGTCGGGCGCGATCCGCCCGCACCATTGCGCGGCCTCCACCGCGGAGCCGGCCGATTCGTTCCTCGCCGCCGGGTCGGGCTCGTGATCCGCGAGCCAAACGCGCGCCTTCACGGCGCCCAGGACCCCCGCGACGCTCGTCCGGTCCGCGGCGGCCACCCTGAGCCACGTCCCGGCGGCCTCCCGAACCGACGGGAGGTCCCGGCGGGCGTACAGCGCCTCGGCTCGCGATACGAGGACTTCGACCTCTTCGCGCGGCGTCGGCGCCGTCTCCCCGGCGATCGCATCGAGGGGACGCGGCTCTCTGAGGGCTCGGGCGCATCCTGCCGGCAGCAGCAGGGTCAGAGCGACCAGGAGCGCGATCCTCA
The sequence above is drawn from the Terriglobia bacterium genome and encodes:
- a CDS encoding fibronectin type III domain-containing protein — its product is MRQIRLARVDTTVALPGEMSLPESRTRWDLTGFSSQETLERTIDVEGKVLTVTDRYRASHVRSVESTEVAIYTDPSGGDAAARWILPDRTPEDLRPGTRRTLSLDLREGASVRHLRIEIETVGVGWVHLPTGPHESALQRAVVADEPDGRGAFGPAVTLYRWVDPLVGVVAETGGVSPAGAMVLEKAISGAADLRIYVDQLWRGTYSGLNYGWDPGVGVSLSALTAQHYATEADVASASSWDFSVTTAGTEVASTTTPVNSSETCNAARCGYNAPGAVLERTDKNFATAVAHNIDRTNDVAQREDRAGDVTIWIRAGAQHEGWWTGFSTPDPSSENRFCYTTDTTTRTPVPLWRFSHPDAATYYFTAGDVWQSGTFACEQNVYNQHCGTNNDIAFNTLYINACTTGGQTYAGRQGSKVVKGGVVTVPSGHTFNALLVRNVAEFCVWGTSSCSFLNFEQVRTVVDLWQVPYLGSVAMVQSPTDAGPADVNGNYPFFTTVDLSNIGFGLFPPRTITAPSATTSTVSLNWDPGQDTHRISGYKVYWDTDSGGSTPYAFDSDGHPGQVSFAGPSATVSGLLFGTPYYFTITSLSNFTDRDSGIATRYESLVYPTQVYGDPSNVYPIEVLKRTACPATSEVTGLVETNLGGGNVQLCWNALGDPGVVNYRVLGADSPTSEANFSLLSDVGLSTCWSGTPSQSYFVVYAMETGGNGCWGHYGH
- a CDS encoding TRAP transporter TatT component family protein, encoding MRIALLVALTLLLPAGCARALREPRPLDAIAGETAPTPREEVEVLVSRAEALYARRDLPSVREAAGTWLRVAAADRTSVAGVLGAVKARVWLADHEPDPAARNESAGSAVEAAQWCGRIAPDDPACSYWLGVALGVQARERPATALSALPKMVQAFERAAQAAPGLDHGGPDRALALLHLRAPGWPTGPGDSEKGLEHARRAVEIEGGYPANRLAFAEALRANGLESEARQAYEEAVLAARRSAESGDPDAPDWISEAEDALGRK